Proteins encoded within one genomic window of Candidatus Polarisedimenticolia bacterium:
- a CDS encoding STAS domain-containing protein, which translates to MSLKVREAGKVRILDIKGKLTLGEAVESLDKSVKGLLEEGNTRLIVNLKSVDYVDSAGIGELVAAKKRYVEKKGDVKLLMPTQTVYNVLSMLSLHLIFEIFQDEAKALGSFAG; encoded by the coding sequence ATGAGCTTGAAGGTCAGGGAAGCTGGCAAGGTCCGGATACTCGACATCAAGGGGAAGCTGACGCTGGGCGAGGCGGTCGAATCGCTCGACAAGTCGGTCAAGGGGCTCCTGGAGGAAGGGAACACCCGCCTCATCGTCAATCTCAAGTCGGTCGATTACGTGGACAGCGCGGGCATCGGCGAGCTGGTCGCGGCCAAGAAACGCTACGTCGAGAAGAAGGGGGACGTGAAGCTCCTGATGCCGACGCAGACCGTCTACAACGTTCTGTCGATGCTCTCCCTGCACCTGATCTTCGAGATCTTCCAGGACGAGGCGAAGGCGCTCGGATCGTTCGCCGGTTGA
- a CDS encoding RluA family pseudouridine synthase codes for MRSLVLEVAPEDAGRTLQAILHDRGGFSHSEARGLIDAGSVRLPAGGRDRASRPIGPGEYARRVAAGERYEIQVDSSRRYRPQPPPRPGEGYRIIHQERELLVVEKQPRLLSVPTPLREDEDSLVERLLESERDRGVRRPALYALHRLDWDTSGLLLFARSRRAFEALEAQFKTRTIERIYTAVAKGRVEPDEGRFESHLVEDPRSLKVHSTRRPGEGKEAITEYTVTERLPGATVLSVRLRTGRRNQIRVHLAEAGHSLIGDRSYGRRTSLIGRTALHARTLRFVHPVTGQRVEFESSLPRDMRHLIKALRRGVAAEQAADPDAAGAAAGAGRPGEAGRPGPAGAARRPGRRRRGGPGGKHPG; via the coding sequence TTGAGGAGCCTGGTCCTCGAGGTCGCCCCGGAGGACGCCGGCCGGACCCTGCAGGCCATTCTGCACGATCGGGGAGGCTTCAGCCACAGCGAGGCGCGGGGGCTCATCGACGCCGGATCGGTCAGGCTGCCGGCCGGCGGCCGAGACCGCGCCTCGAGACCGATCGGCCCCGGCGAGTACGCGCGCCGCGTCGCCGCCGGCGAGCGCTACGAGATCCAGGTCGATTCCTCCCGCCGCTACCGCCCGCAACCCCCGCCCCGGCCCGGCGAGGGGTACCGGATCATCCACCAGGAGCGCGAGCTCCTCGTCGTCGAGAAGCAGCCCCGGCTCCTGAGCGTCCCGACGCCCCTGCGCGAGGACGAGGACAGCCTGGTCGAGAGGCTCCTCGAGTCCGAGCGCGACAGGGGAGTCCGCCGACCGGCCCTTTACGCCCTGCATCGCCTCGACTGGGACACCAGCGGTCTGCTGCTGTTCGCCCGCTCGCGGCGCGCCTTCGAGGCGCTCGAGGCCCAATTCAAGACCCGGACCATCGAGAGGATCTACACCGCGGTGGCGAAGGGCCGGGTCGAGCCGGACGAAGGACGGTTCGAAAGCCATCTCGTCGAGGACCCGAGGAGCCTCAAGGTGCACTCCACCCGCCGCCCTGGAGAAGGCAAAGAGGCGATCACCGAATACACCGTGACCGAGCGTCTGCCCGGGGCCACGGTCCTGTCGGTACGCCTGCGCACCGGCCGCAGGAATCAGATCCGGGTCCACCTGGCCGAGGCCGGCCATTCTCTCATCGGCGACCGCAGCTACGGCCGGCGCACGTCCCTCATCGGGCGGACCGCGCTGCACGCCAGGACGCTGCGCTTCGTCCATCCGGTCACCGGCCAGCGCGTCGAGTTCGAATCGTCGCTGCCGCGCGACATGCGGCACCTGATCAAGGCGCTCCGCCGGGGTGTGGCCGCGGAGCAGGCCGCGGACCCGGACGCCGCGGGCGCGGCCGCAGGGGCCGGCAGGCCCGGCGAGGCCGGCCGGCCCGGGCCGGCCGGAGCCGCCAGGCGTCCGGGCCGCCGCCGGCGTGGCGGGCCAGGAGGAAAACATCCGGGTTGA
- a CDS encoding citrate synthase: MSKVSTGSQPARRESLTITDNRTGKSYEVPIETGTIKAMALRDIRTSEDDFGLMSYDPAFTNTALCRSRITMIDGDRGILNYRGYPIEELAEHSTYLEVAYLILNGELPNRKQHEAWVHSITHHTFLHETMKRFIEAFRYDAHPMGIMVSAVAALSTFYREASSIFDPVARRNQMVRLIAKMPTLAAFAYRASVGLPFVYPDNDLSYTGNFLNMLFRMAESKYRPNPVLERALDVLFVLHADHEQNCSTLAMRAVGSSHPDPYSAVAAGVAALYGPLHGGANEMVLRMLKEIGSKDRVPDYIHRVKQGQTRLMGFGHRVYKNYDPRARIIKQIADQVFEVTGRNPLLDIALELERIALQDDYFVSRKLYPNVDFYSGLIYQSMGFPVETFPVLFAIPRTCGWLAQWEEMLLDSEQKIARPRQVYTGAPRRDYIPMDDRA, encoded by the coding sequence GTGAGCAAGGTCTCGACCGGCAGCCAGCCGGCCCGACGTGAGTCTCTGACCATCACCGACAACCGCACGGGCAAGTCGTACGAAGTGCCGATCGAGACCGGCACCATCAAGGCCATGGCCCTGCGCGATATCAGGACCTCCGAAGACGACTTCGGCCTCATGTCCTACGACCCGGCCTTCACGAACACGGCACTCTGCAGAAGCCGGATCACGATGATCGATGGGGACAGGGGGATCCTCAACTACCGCGGGTACCCAATCGAGGAGCTGGCCGAGCACAGCACCTACCTCGAGGTCGCCTATCTCATCCTGAACGGCGAGCTGCCGAACCGGAAGCAGCACGAGGCGTGGGTCCACTCCATCACGCACCACACCTTCCTGCACGAGACCATGAAGCGCTTCATCGAGGCGTTCCGCTACGACGCCCATCCGATGGGAATCATGGTCAGCGCGGTCGCGGCGCTGTCGACCTTCTACCGGGAGGCGAGCAGCATCTTCGACCCGGTGGCGAGGCGCAATCAGATGGTGAGGCTGATCGCCAAGATGCCGACCCTTGCGGCGTTCGCCTACCGCGCCAGCGTCGGGCTGCCGTTCGTCTACCCCGACAACGACCTGTCGTACACCGGCAACTTCCTGAACATGCTGTTCCGGATGGCCGAGTCGAAGTACCGCCCGAACCCGGTCCTGGAGCGCGCCCTGGACGTGCTGTTCGTCCTGCACGCGGACCACGAGCAGAACTGCTCGACGCTCGCCATGCGCGCCGTGGGCTCGTCGCACCCCGACCCGTATTCGGCCGTGGCGGCCGGGGTCGCGGCGCTGTACGGGCCGCTGCATGGCGGGGCGAACGAGATGGTCCTGCGCATGCTGAAGGAGATCGGGTCGAAGGATCGGGTGCCGGACTACATCCACCGGGTCAAGCAGGGACAGACGCGCCTGATGGGCTTCGGCCACCGCGTCTACAAGAATTACGACCCGCGGGCCCGCATCATCAAGCAGATCGCCGACCAGGTGTTCGAAGTCACCGGGCGCAACCCCCTGCTCGACATCGCCCTCGAGCTCGAGCGCATCGCGCTGCAGGACGACTACTTCGTCAGCCGCAAGCTCTACCCGAACGTCGACTTCTACTCCGGGCTCATCTACCAGAGCATGGGCTTCCCCGTGGAGACCTTCCCCGTCCTGTTCGCCATCCCGCGCACCTGCGGCTGGCTGGCCCAGTGGGAGGAGATGCTCCTCGACTCCGAGCAGAAGATCGCCCGTCCGCGCCAGGTGTACACGGGCGCGCCCCGCCGCGACTACATTCCGATGGACGATCGGGCCTGA
- a CDS encoding ATP-grasp domain-containing protein, whose amino-acid sequence MPGRSQRTARRTRSVAAPPTRVLLLLPATTYRARDFIQAAERLGVETVVGSDRRQALQDLQPARGVTLDRRDPATAASQIVAFAASHPLAAIVPTDDESAVVAAAASARLGLPHNPPEAARAARRKDSLRRILHAGGVRTPPYDLMTLEDDPAAAARRQTFPCVLKPTFLAASRGVIRADGPDQFVAAFRRIAALLGDPDVAEKGQDAARLILVEEFIPGVEVALEGLLIRGRLKVLALFDKPDPLDGPFFEETLYVTPSRLPAGSRKAIEALTARAARTLGLRTGPVHAELRLNERGPWLIELAARSIGGLCSRTLRFSTGLSLEEVVLMHALGRDVTRLRRESRPAGVMMIPIPRAGILRGVSGLQEARNVGGIEDITISATLGKPLVPLPEGSSYLGFIFARAASPARVEAALREAHRRIAFAIQPAG is encoded by the coding sequence GTGCCCGGTCGATCGCAACGCACGGCGCGGCGGACGCGATCGGTCGCCGCCCCTCCCACGCGCGTGCTCCTGCTCCTGCCCGCGACCACCTATCGCGCGCGCGACTTCATCCAGGCCGCGGAGCGGCTCGGCGTCGAGACCGTCGTCGGCTCCGACCGGAGGCAGGCGCTCCAGGACCTGCAGCCGGCACGCGGTGTGACGCTCGACCGGCGCGATCCGGCGACCGCCGCCTCCCAGATCGTCGCCTTCGCCGCCTCACATCCCCTGGCGGCCATCGTCCCGACCGACGACGAGAGCGCGGTCGTGGCGGCCGCCGCGTCCGCCCGGCTCGGCCTGCCCCACAACCCGCCCGAGGCCGCGCGCGCGGCGCGGCGCAAGGACAGCCTGCGCCGCATCCTGCACGCCGGCGGCGTCCGGACGCCGCCCTACGACCTCATGACCCTGGAGGACGATCCTGCGGCGGCCGCCCGGCGGCAGACGTTTCCCTGCGTCCTCAAGCCGACGTTCCTGGCCGCCAGCCGCGGCGTCATCCGCGCCGACGGCCCGGACCAGTTCGTCGCCGCCTTCCGGCGCATTGCCGCTCTGCTCGGCGATCCCGACGTCGCCGAGAAGGGGCAGGACGCCGCCCGACTGATCCTGGTGGAGGAGTTCATCCCCGGCGTCGAGGTCGCCCTGGAAGGGCTGCTCATCCGAGGGCGCCTCAAGGTCCTGGCGCTGTTCGATAAGCCGGATCCGCTCGACGGTCCCTTCTTCGAGGAGACGCTCTACGTGACCCCGTCCCGGCTGCCGGCCGGGAGCCGAAAGGCGATCGAGGCCCTGACGGCCCGGGCCGCCCGCACCCTCGGCCTGAGGACGGGACCCGTGCACGCCGAGCTTCGCCTGAACGAGCGCGGCCCCTGGCTCATCGAGCTGGCGGCGCGTTCCATCGGCGGGCTCTGCTCGCGCACCCTGCGCTTCTCGACCGGCCTGTCGCTCGAGGAGGTCGTCCTGATGCACGCCCTGGGCCGGGACGTGACCCGGCTCCGGCGGGAGTCGCGGCCCGCCGGGGTCATGATGATCCCGATTCCGCGCGCCGGAATCCTGCGCGGCGTCTCGGGCCTTCAGGAAGCCCGGAACGTCGGGGGGATCGAGGACATCACGATCAGCGCGACCCTCGGCAAGCCGCTGGTGCCGCTTCCGGAGGGGTCGTCCTATCTGGGGTTCATCTTCGCGCGCGCAGCCAGTCCGGCGCGGGTCGAGGCGGCCCTGCGGGAGGCGCACCGGCGAATCGCCTTCGCCATCCAGCCGGCGGGCTAG
- a CDS encoding class I SAM-dependent methyltransferase produces MDFRWYESFFQGVVVEMWRKAMPPEQTRLEADFLARALRLQPGDRVLDVPCGAGRHALELASRGFAVTGVDLSKEQIDLARAGAASSGLNVDWRQADMRDLPWRSEFDAACCFGNSFGYIEPAGLREFVGAISRALKPGARFVLDSGMTAESILPNLVEREWSKVDDILFLEENRYHAVDGCLETTYTFVRRGETHTRTGLHWVYTLREIRALLSEAGLIAEDPVSSLDGAPFQAGSRYLILVSAKA; encoded by the coding sequence ATGGATTTCCGCTGGTACGAGAGCTTCTTCCAGGGCGTCGTCGTCGAGATGTGGCGCAAGGCGATGCCGCCGGAGCAGACGCGTCTCGAAGCCGATTTCCTGGCGCGCGCCCTGAGGCTGCAGCCCGGGGATCGGGTGCTCGACGTGCCATGCGGCGCCGGCCGGCACGCCCTCGAGCTGGCCTCGCGGGGCTTCGCCGTGACCGGCGTCGATCTCTCGAAAGAACAGATCGACCTGGCGCGCGCGGGCGCCGCCTCCTCCGGCCTGAACGTCGACTGGCGGCAGGCCGACATGCGGGACCTTCCCTGGCGCTCCGAGTTCGATGCCGCCTGCTGTTTCGGAAACAGCTTCGGGTACATCGAACCTGCGGGGCTCCGGGAGTTCGTCGGGGCGATCTCACGGGCGCTGAAGCCGGGCGCCCGCTTCGTTCTCGACAGCGGAATGACCGCGGAATCGATCCTCCCCAATCTCGTCGAGCGGGAATGGTCGAAAGTCGACGACATCCTGTTTCTCGAGGAGAACCGCTATCACGCCGTGGACGGGTGTCTCGAGACGACCTACACGTTCGTGCGCCGGGGCGAGACCCACACGAGGACCGGCCTGCACTGGGTGTACACGCTCCGGGAGATCCGCGCGCTCCTCTCGGAGGCGGGGCTGATCGCCGAGGATCCTGTCAGCTCTCTGGACGGCGCGCCGTTCCAGGCCGGGTCGCGCTACCTCATCCTGGTCTCCGCCAAAGCCTGA
- a CDS encoding aminoacetone oxidase family FAD-binding enzyme: protein MKPGQRRVVVVGAGAAGTMAAIFAATSGAETLLLERTRDGGRKILISGGGRCNILPARVEESRFVTDSPPHLLRKMVRSWPLREQIVFFEREMGIPLVEEQESAKLFPASNRARDVRDGLLELAGRRGATVLTGTTVTDFTPIADGWRIEREGAPPLVADAVVVATGGLSVPSTGSDGLGLRVAGRLGHAVHPTYAALTPLTADPAPFASLAGVSVEVTLCARGSGREAAAAGGFLFTHKGYSGPAVLDISHVAVRSREGNGPRARLEVRWCRLDAREWEQALRPRGARTVAGALRAELPERLATALLVAAGVEPARPLADLRRAERLRLIDTLVRGDLPWTADEGYRKAEVTGGGVSLAEIDPRTLESRRHPGLFLCGEMLDAFGPIGGYNFLWAWATGRAAGLGAAGTDGFRTSRS from the coding sequence GTGAAGCCCGGACAGCGGCGGGTGGTCGTGGTCGGCGCGGGCGCGGCCGGCACGATGGCGGCGATCTTCGCCGCCACGTCGGGCGCGGAGACCCTCCTGCTCGAGCGCACACGGGACGGCGGCCGCAAGATCCTGATCAGCGGCGGCGGCCGGTGCAACATCCTGCCGGCGCGGGTCGAGGAATCCCGCTTCGTGACCGATTCCCCTCCTCACCTCCTGCGCAAGATGGTCCGCTCCTGGCCTCTCCGGGAACAGATCGTCTTCTTCGAGAGGGAGATGGGGATCCCGCTCGTCGAGGAGCAGGAGTCGGCCAAGCTCTTCCCTGCTTCGAACCGCGCCCGGGACGTGCGGGACGGGCTCCTGGAGCTCGCGGGCCGCCGTGGCGCGACCGTGCTGACCGGCACGACGGTCACCGATTTCACGCCGATTGCGGACGGCTGGCGGATCGAACGGGAGGGGGCGCCGCCGCTCGTGGCGGACGCCGTCGTGGTGGCCACGGGCGGTCTCTCCGTCCCTTCCACCGGCAGCGACGGGCTCGGCCTGAGGGTCGCCGGACGGCTCGGGCATGCCGTGCACCCGACCTACGCGGCTCTCACGCCTCTCACCGCGGACCCGGCCCCCTTCGCGTCCCTGGCGGGGGTCTCGGTGGAGGTCACGCTCTGCGCCCGCGGCTCCGGCCGGGAGGCGGCCGCGGCCGGCGGGTTCCTGTTCACGCACAAGGGGTACAGCGGACCGGCGGTGCTCGATATTTCCCACGTCGCGGTGCGATCCCGCGAAGGAAACGGGCCCCGGGCTCGCCTCGAGGTCCGCTGGTGCCGGCTCGATGCGCGGGAGTGGGAGCAGGCCCTCCGCCCCCGGGGCGCCCGGACCGTGGCGGGGGCGCTCCGCGCCGAGCTTCCCGAGCGCCTGGCCACCGCCCTGCTCGTGGCGGCCGGGGTCGAGCCCGCGCGGCCGCTCGCGGACCTGCGCCGCGCCGAGCGGCTTCGCCTCATCGACACGCTCGTCCGGGGGGACCTGCCGTGGACGGCCGACGAAGGGTATCGCAAGGCCGAGGTGACCGGCGGCGGCGTGAGCCTCGCCGAGATCGATCCGCGCACCCTGGAGAGCCGACGGCATCCGGGCCTCTTCCTCTGCGGCGAGATGCTCGACGCGTTCGGCCCGATCGGCGGCTACAACTTCCTCTGGGCGTGGGCGACGGGACGGGCCGCCGGCCTCGGCGCCGCGGGGACCGATGGTTTCCGGACGTCACGGTCGTGA
- a CDS encoding outer membrane beta-barrel protein produces MNWKNFAIALAALAVFSVPAHAGSFGLYGSYWDSDQADSSKGGGVRAGFNFVKYLELDFHGTYYPSFSTDVQGQMVDVKAKPVEGGLRVNLLPGGPINPYVGAGVSYFFLDTDQGEIDNQSGIYGQAGLEFGGEGSRFFVEALWRKMDTTITLAAFDRDTQFDGLAANAGFTWRWGN; encoded by the coding sequence TTGAACTGGAAAAACTTCGCCATCGCGCTCGCCGCTCTTGCCGTGTTCTCCGTGCCGGCCCACGCAGGCAGCTTCGGTCTCTACGGATCGTACTGGGACTCCGACCAGGCGGACAGCAGCAAGGGGGGCGGGGTCCGCGCAGGATTCAACTTCGTCAAGTATCTCGAGCTCGACTTTCACGGCACCTACTATCCGAGTTTCTCGACCGACGTCCAGGGACAGATGGTCGACGTCAAGGCCAAGCCGGTGGAAGGCGGCCTGCGCGTCAACCTGCTCCCGGGCGGGCCGATCAATCCGTATGTCGGGGCGGGCGTCTCCTACTTCTTCCTCGACACCGACCAGGGGGAGATCGACAACCAGAGCGGGATCTACGGGCAGGCCGGACTGGAGTTCGGCGGCGAAGGCTCCCGCTTCTTCGTCGAGGCGCTGTGGAGAAAGATGGACACCACCATCACGCTCGCGGCGTTCGATCGGGACACCCAGTTCGACGGGCTGGCCGCCAACGCCGGGTTCACCTGGCGGTGGGGAAACTAG